The Blautia pseudococcoides genome segment GAATGATCCCCACATCAGACAAAAAAGCGATCTTCCCAAGTGATAAATACGGCTTTAACGCCTTCACTGCCATAATAATAAAATCCGTCCCTCCTGTGGAAGAGTTCTGCATATAAATAATGGCATAACCAAGGCCGCCAAGCACACCGGTACAGATTGCTGACAACATCCGGTTCCCCTCATACACAGGAAACAAAGGTGCCAGATAATCAATCATCACCGAAGAGATGATCATAGCCCGCAGGGACCGCAGAAAAAACTGCCGGCCCAAAAGCCGGAAACAGAGAATTGCCACCGGAATATTCAATATGATGATTGATATACCGATAGGAAGCTGAAACAAACGGTTTAAAATCAGGGCAATACCTGAAAATCCCGTCATAGGAAAATGTGAGGCCACAGCAAAATTATAAATACCAACTGCAATAAAAACACTCCCCAGCAGTTCCATCCCAACATTCTTTATAAGGGCTTTATAATTGTTTTTCATATTTAAACCATCCTTTCCCAGAAAGTACGCATAACTATATTGTTATGCAGAGCAAATCAAAATTACCCATAAAATAACAAAAAAAGAGCTTATGCAAATGATTATTATAATCCGCATAAGCTCTTTTACAAGATTCAGTATATCAAAGAAAAAATCAGATTTCAAGCTCCTTTCAGAAAAAACTTAATATCTACTCATAAAGCCTGATCTCAAATCCCAATTCTTCAGCCAGAATTTTATCCTCATGGACAGTGGCACCTCCGGTAGTCAGCATATTTTGTGTGATTGCCCCATTCGCTCCCGATTGAAACACACGCCGTCCCTGATCATCCATCAATCCCCTGCCGCCTGCCATGCGCAGAATAGCATCCGGCAGCAGAAAACGGAATATAG includes the following:
- a CDS encoding YitT family protein, whose translation is MKNNYKALIKNVGMELLGSVFIAVGIYNFAVASHFPMTGFSGIALILNRLFQLPIGISIIILNIPVAILCFRLLGRQFFLRSLRAMIISSVMIDYLAPLFPVYEGNRMLSAICTGVLGGLGYAIIYMQNSSTGGTDFIIMAVKALKPYLSLGKIAFLSDVGIILLGGIIFRDMDGIIYGMIINFLFAIVVDKVVYGINAGKMTLIVTEHGQKVTEVIDECCGRGSTILKGAGGYRMDEKQVVMCACNNKQMYFVQKMVKEADPEAFIIVLESNEVHGEGFEMFQIGSGGNG